The nucleotide window CGGCTGTCCGAAGTGCCGTCGTGGCGCTCGCTGGTGCAGATGTGGCCTGAGCAGGATCGCGCGCTCGCGATCTCGGCGCTCGATCAGTTCGATATGGCGTCCTACGCGGCGCAGCGCGCCGACCAGCTCTCCGGCGGTCAGCAGCAGCGCGTCGCGATCGCCCGTGCGCTGGTGCAGCAGCCCGACATCGTGCTCGCCGACGAGCCGATCGCCTCGCTCGATCCGCGCAATACCAAGATCGTGATGGACGCGCTGCTGCGCATCAACAAGCACTTCGGCATCACCGTACTGTGCAATCTGCACTCGCTCGATCTCGCCCGCAGCTATTGCGATCGGCTGATCGGCATGGCCTCGGGGCGGGTGGTGTTCGACGGCGCGCCGGCCGCGCTCACCGACCAGATCGCCCGAGAACTCTACGACCTCGAAGCCGACGAAGTGCTCGGGGCCGCGCCGCACGTGCCGCACGGCCTTCCCGCGCCCGCGTTGGCGAGCGTCGCCGTGGCCTGATCCCGACGGCAATCGTTCGCCGTCTTCCCTATCCGGCACCGCCCGCGGCTCGCCCGCGCGCGGTTGCCGTGTTCCGACCGTTCATCGACTTGAAGAGACAGGAACCGTCATGATCAAGCTCCGTACCCTCGTCGCCGCCGCTGCCGCGCTGGCGTTCACTGCGCACGCCGCGCCGGCGCAGGACTGGAAAGCGAAATATCCCGAGCTGGTGTTCGGCAAGATCCCGGACGAGAACGCCTCGGGCACCACCACCCGCTGGACCCCGCTGACCGACTACCTCACCAAGCAGCTCGGCGTTCCGGTGAAGCTCCGCATCGCCAACGACTACGCCGCGGTGATCGAAGGTCAGCGCGCCGGCAACATCCACATCGGCATGTACGGGCCGGCGTCCTACGCCCGCGCCTATCTGGTCGGCGCCAAGGTCGAGCCGTTCGCGATCGAGGTCAACGGCGACGGCTCCAAGGGCTATCACTCGGTGCTGTATGTGAAGAAGGACTCGCCCTACCAGAAGATCGAAGATCTCAAGGGCAAGAACCTCTGCCTGGTCGATCCGAATTCGACCTCCGGCAACAACGTGCCGCGCTTCATGATGAACAAGATGTCGATCGATCCCGACAAGTTCTTCGCCAAGGTGATCTACGCCGGCAGCCACGAGAACGCGGTGATCGGCGTCGCGCAGGGCACTTGCGACGCGGCATTCAACTGGTGGAACACCGAGGACGAGAGCAACCTGCTCCGGATGGATCGCAAGGGCATGGCCAAGGCCGCCGACTTCCGCATCATCCTGAAGTCGGACCTGATCGTGAACTCGCCGATGGCCTATCTGTCGGACCTGCCGGACGACCTCAAGGCGGCGATCCGCAAGGCAGTGCTCGATCTCGCCACCAACGATCCGGAAGCCTTCAACAAGATCTATGAAGGCAAGGCCCTGCCCTACGCCGCGACCAGCCACAAGGACTACGAGCCGGTCGTCGAGCTGATCAAGTTCGTCGACAGCCTGCGCAAGTCGAAGTCCTGATCCATCACCGCACCTCATCGGACGTGGGCGACCTAACGGCCGCCCACGTCGTCATGTCGGACAATCGAATGCAGGCAGCCGTCACAGAACTTCCCGAGCCCCAGCTCCGCGCCCTCGCCGATCACTACGACGCGGCGGTGGCGGCGAAGCGGCGGCGGCTGGCGCTGGGCGGCGCGATCCTGATCGCCGCGATCGCCGCAGCGGCCTGGATGGGCGAGGTCGATCCGAAGAAGTTCGCCGAGAATTTCTGGCGGTTTCCGTCGTATTTCATCTCGATCACGCCAAAATTGGCGTTGGCCACGCTGTGGGCGGACCTCTCCGACTGGTTCTGGGGCATCAAGCGCTGGACCGGGCTGTTGCTCGACACCATCCTGATCGCCTATGTGGGCACGCTGCTCGGCGCGATCGCCGGCTTCGCGCTGTGCTTTCTCGCCTCGGCCAATCTGGTGCAGTCGCAGACGCTGGTGTTCGTCACCCGCCGCTTCCTCGAATTCTGCCGCACCGTGCCGGAGATCGTGTTCGCGCTGCTGTTCGTGCTGGCGTTCGGGCTCGGCCCGCTGCCGGGCGTGCTGGCCATCGCGATCCACACCACCGGCGCACTCGGCAAGCTGTTCGCCGAGGTGGTCGAGAACATCGACGACAGGCCGCTGGAAGGCGTGGTGTCGTCCGGCGGCGACTGGCTCGAGATGGTACGGTTTGC belongs to Rhodopseudomonas palustris and includes:
- the phnC gene encoding phosphonate ABC transporter ATP-binding protein, whose product is MLVVEGLTCRFGSKAAVDDASFSVERGSFVGVIGRSGAGKSTLLRMLNRLAEPSEGRILFEGVDVTALQGRELRQWRARSAMIFQQFNLIGRLDVLTNVLMGRLSEVPSWRSLVQMWPEQDRALAISALDQFDMASYAAQRADQLSGGQQQRVAIARALVQQPDIVLADEPIASLDPRNTKIVMDALLRINKHFGITVLCNLHSLDLARSYCDRLIGMASGRVVFDGAPAALTDQIARELYDLEADEVLGAAPHVPHGLPAPALASVAVA
- the phnD gene encoding phosphonate ABC transporter substrate-binding protein, whose amino-acid sequence is MIKLRTLVAAAAALAFTAHAAPAQDWKAKYPELVFGKIPDENASGTTTRWTPLTDYLTKQLGVPVKLRIANDYAAVIEGQRAGNIHIGMYGPASYARAYLVGAKVEPFAIEVNGDGSKGYHSVLYVKKDSPYQKIEDLKGKNLCLVDPNSTSGNNVPRFMMNKMSIDPDKFFAKVIYAGSHENAVIGVAQGTCDAAFNWWNTEDESNLLRMDRKGMAKAADFRIILKSDLIVNSPMAYLSDLPDDLKAAIRKAVLDLATNDPEAFNKIYEGKALPYAATSHKDYEPVVELIKFVDSLRKSKS
- the phnE gene encoding phosphonate ABC transporter, permease protein PhnE gives rise to the protein MQAAVTELPEPQLRALADHYDAAVAAKRRRLALGGAILIAAIAAAAWMGEVDPKKFAENFWRFPSYFISITPKLALATLWADLSDWFWGIKRWTGLLLDTILIAYVGTLLGAIAGFALCFLASANLVQSQTLVFVTRRFLEFCRTVPEIVFALLFVLAFGLGPLPGVLAIAIHTTGALGKLFAEVVENIDDRPLEGVVSSGGDWLEMVRFAVVPQVLSNFVSYALLRFEVNVRGAAVMGFVGAGGIGQDLIEAVRKFYYSDVSAILLLIIVTVMAIDYFTEGVRRRLIGQERR